The proteins below are encoded in one region of Castor canadensis chromosome 6, mCasCan1.hap1v2, whole genome shotgun sequence:
- the Emp1 gene encoding epithelial membrane protein 1, protein MLVLLASIFVVHTATLIMLFVSTISNVWVVSDSIQSSVGLWKNCSNSNCDVGLSYGNEDALKAVQAFMILSIIFSVISLVVFLFQLFTMEKGNRFFLSGATMLVCWLCILIGVSIYTHHYANRDDNFVNNGHHGYCFILTWICFCFSLIIGVLYLVLRKK, encoded by the exons ATGCTGGTGTTACTGGCGAGTATCTTCGTGGTCCACACTGCCACTCTTATCATGCTGTTTGTTTCCACCATTTCCAAT GTCTGGGTGGTTTCAGATTCCATCCAGTCATCTGTAGGTCTTTGGAAGAACTGCTCCAACAGTAACTGTGATGTGGGTTTGTCATATGGCAATGAAg ATGCCCTCAAGGCTGTGCAGGCCTTCATGATTCTCTCCATCATCTTCTCCGTCATCTCCCTTGTGGTCTTCCTGTTCCAGCTCTTCACCATGGAAAAGGGAAACCGCTTCTTCCTGTCAGGAGCCACCATGCTGGTGTGCT GGCTGTGCATTCTGATCGGAGTGTCCATCTATACCCACCACTATGCCAACAGAGATGACAACTTTGTAAATAACGGCCATCACGGCTATTGCTTCATCCTGACCTGGATCTGTTTCTGCTTCAGCCTCATCATTGGCGTCCTCTATCTGgtcctgagaaagaaataa